In Labilibaculum sp. DW002, the genomic window AATATTGAAGTACGATTTTAAAAGTGCGATTGCATTATAAGTACTAAAATATCCATTAGGTATGTTTTGCTTCGTTAAATTTTCTGGTGTATAATTTGCCGATTGATCTGCTGTGACAAAAAGCAATACATTTTCCATTCCAATTTGTTCATCTAAAAAATTAAGAAAATGTTCTATTTCTTGATCTAAACGAATAAAATTATCAACCATCTCTGGAGCAAAAGGTGATAATTCTCTATGCTTTTGATCCAAACAAGAAAAGGTCATCGCTAAAAAATCAGCATCGTCATCTTTTCCCAAATTCTCATTTATAATTGAAGCAATGGCAAAATCTTTAACCAACATATTACCAAAAGGTGTTGATTTAATTGCCTTGTAACCACGTTCTCTTTTTTCTTTATTTAAATCGTAGAAAAACTCATTGTTCAAACCTACTTTTCCAAGTAATTTATCCGATGAACTAGGTGCTTTTCCACCATCAAACGGCGTCCAAACTCTATTTAAATAAAAATCAGCAAATTTTTTCTCATTGAATTCATTCACCCAATTGTATAGTGTATCCTGATAATAACTAGAAGTGATAAATTTTCCTGAAAGATCATCCATCCAATAAGCTCCATCCGCCGCATGTCCTGCTGAATACAAAGCTGATTCACAATTTAAGGCAACACCTACAACCCTTGAATGAGTATTAAACAATTTAATTTCATCGCCCAATGTAGATGCTAACAATTTTTTAGGAGAGCTGCCTTTTTCCTTCGATTTTATCCCAACCAGTTTTTCCTGTGCATCTTCCTTAGCCATTTCTAGTTCGCCAGAAAGTCTACTGTACCATCCGTTGGAAACAATTCCATGATAAGCTGGAGGTGTTCCTGTAAAAATAGAGGCATGATCTGGCCCTGTTTGGGAATATAGGTAACTGAATTTAGCATTTTTGCAATAAGTTCCCTGATTCATCAATCGCTTAAAACCACCATCACTTAGCAAGTTTGAATAGCGAAAGAAATAATCTGATCGTAGATGATCAATTACGATTCCAACAACAAGCTTTGGTTTTTCCGATGGTATTTTTCTTGTTCTTTGAGCATTTGAAAATTGCACTGTAAGCAGTAATACTAAAAATATAAGGGTCCCAAATCTTTTACTCATCATCAATCTTGTTGCGGTTTTAATTCTTCGCCACAAATATAATGGATTCGAATTGATTAAAAAGTAATTGGACTTTGATATATTGGATTCTTTTAACGGCCAGAATAAAAAGAAATCGCTCAATTCAATTATTTACTCTGAGCTTGATAGCGAATTACATCAACTTGTTCCATAGTAATCATTCCTCCACCTCCCGATTTTTCAATCAGTAATTCAAGAATGTGCAAATAGCCATTTACTTTATCTTCGGAGTCAACAATTTCTATTATAATTGGCAAATCATCCGATAAGCTGAAAATCTTAGAGGTATGTATTCGTGAATTGGCTCCATAAGACATGATACCCCTATGAACCGTTGCTCCTGCTAATCCATATTTCTTTGCTCCATAAACAATTGCCTCGTACAATGGTCTTTGGTAAACACGATCTGCTTCACCAACAAATACACGTAATAACTTTGCTTTCCCCTTCAATCTCATATCGCCAATTTTGGTTGCTCCGATAGGAGAATCAAGAAAAACTTGAATTACTACCTAAAACAACTTGTGAATTTGTGTGCCGAAGTAAACTGCCAATAGCCCTAAGAATACGCTTCCTCCCACATATATAGAAAGATACAAAAATCCGCTATCTTTTAAAAGGTTCAGATTATCAAAAGCAAATGAAGAAAAAGTGGTAAAACCACCACAAAAACCTACCGTAAGAAACATTCTCATTTCAGGGCTAACAAGATTGTCGCGTTCGGCTAAAGAATAAATTACTCCAATAATAAAACTACCTACAATATTTACAGTCATTGTTCCAATGGGGAAAATGGTGTCGAAAAGACGATGTAATCCTTGTCCAACCAAATATCGGGATACACTTCCTAAAAATCCTCCCAATCCGATTAACAACATTGTACGAAGCATGCGGTATAGATAATAAAATGAATAATTTAAAAATTAGTAACAAGTATAAAGATACTATTCTTGAGTAATATCAAAAATGTCAAAAAAAATGGCTGTTCAAATTGAACAGCCATCTATATTTTTTATTCGAATCAATTATACATTGAAACGGAAATGCATAATATCACCATCCTGAACGACATATTCTTTCCCTTCTACATTCATTTTACCAGCTTCTTTACAAGCATTTTCAGATCCTAAGTTAGAGAAGTCTTCGTATTTGATAACCTCTGCACGAATAAATCCTTTCTCGAAATCAGTGTGAATAACTCCGGCAGCCTGAGGAGCTTTAGCACCTTTAGGATAAGTCCACGATCTAACTTCTTTAACACCTGCAGTAAAATAGGTTTCAAGTTCAAGA contains:
- a CDS encoding alkaline phosphatase family protein, whose amino-acid sequence is MSKRFGTLIFLVLLLTVQFSNAQRTRKIPSEKPKLVVGIVIDHLRSDYFFRYSNLLSDGGFKRLMNQGTYCKNAKFSYLYSQTGPDHASIFTGTPPAYHGIVSNGWYSRLSGELEMAKEDAQEKLVGIKSKEKGSSPKKLLASTLGDEIKLFNTHSRVVGVALNCESALYSAGHAADGAYWMDDLSGKFITSSYYQDTLYNWVNEFNEKKFADFYLNRVWTPFDGGKAPSSSDKLLGKVGLNNEFFYDLNKEKRERGYKAIKSTPFGNMLVKDFAIASIINENLGKDDDADFLAMTFSCLDQKHRELSPFAPEMVDNFIRLDQEIEHFLNFLDEQIGMENVLLFVTADQSANYTPENLTKQNIPNGYFSTYNAIALLKSYFNILYGNGEWILGYDSQQIYLNHQLIEDSKLSVIDLQVKAASFLIQFTGVATTTTANSLVNANYTHGILQKVQRSFNQKRSGDVMITLEPGWMHKVKDERDQIAQYSYTNQVPLFWYGWKIKRATISRSILIEDIVPTISSFLNISIPSGCDGNPIEELIQ
- a CDS encoding DUF190 domain-containing protein → MRLKGKAKLLRVFVGEADRVYQRPLYEAIVYGAKKYGLAGATVHRGIMSYGANSRIHTSKIFSLSDDLPIIIEIVDSEDKVNGYLHILELLIEKSGGGGMITMEQVDVIRYQAQSK
- the crcB gene encoding fluoride efflux transporter CrcB, encoding MLRTMLLIGLGGFLGSVSRYLVGQGLHRLFDTIFPIGTMTVNIVGSFIIGVIYSLAERDNLVSPEMRMFLTVGFCGGFTTFSSFAFDNLNLLKDSGFLYLSIYVGGSVFLGLLAVYFGTQIHKLF